In Mycobacterium tuberculosis H37Rv, a single window of DNA contains:
- the pgsA1 gene encoding CDP-diacylglycerol--inositol 3-phosphatidyltransferase (PI synthase/CDP-diacylglyceride--inositol phosphatidyltransferase (CDP-diacylglycerol--inositol-3-phosphatidyltransferase)), producing the protein MSKLPFLSRAAFARITTPIARGLLRVGLTPDVVTILGTTASVAGALTLFPMGKLFAGACVVWFFVLFDMLDGAMARERGGGTRFGAVLDATCDRISDGAVFCGLLWWIAFHMRDRPLVIATLICLVTSQVISYIKARAEASGLRGDGGFIERPERLIIVLTGAGVSDFPFVPWPPALSVGMWLLAVASVITCVQRLHTVWTSPGAIDRMAIPGKGDR; encoded by the coding sequence ATGAGCAAGCTGCCCTTCCTGTCCCGGGCGGCGTTCGCCCGGATTACCACCCCGATCGCCAGGGGACTGCTGCGGGTCGGCCTCACGCCGGACGTCGTCACCATCCTGGGCACCACCGCGTCGGTGGCGGGAGCGCTGACGCTGTTCCCGATGGGCAAGCTGTTCGCGGGTGCGTGTGTGGTGTGGTTCTTCGTGTTGTTCGACATGCTGGACGGGGCGATGGCCCGGGAGCGCGGGGGCGGCACTCGCTTCGGCGCGGTGCTGGACGCCACCTGTGACCGCATCAGTGACGGCGCGGTGTTCTGCGGTCTGCTGTGGTGGATAGCGTTTCACATGCGCGACCGACCGCTGGTGATCGCGACCTTGATCTGTCTGGTCACCTCGCAGGTGATCTCTTACATCAAGGCCCGGGCGGAGGCCAGCGGGCTGCGCGGCGACGGCGGCTTCATCGAACGGCCGGAACGGTTGATCATCGTGCTGACCGGCGCCGGGGTGTCGGACTTCCCGTTTGTGCCCTGGCCGCCGGCGTTGTCGGTGGGGATGTGGCTGCTGGCCGTCGCCAGCGTGATCACCTGCGTGCAGCGGTTGCACACGGTCTGGACTTCACCCGGAGCCATCGATCGGATGGCGATTCCTGGAAAGGGCGACCGGTGA
- a CDS encoding AP-4-A phosphorylase, protein MSDEDRTDRATEDHTIFDRGVGQRDQLQRLWTPYRMNYLAEAPVKRDPNSSASPAQPFTEIPQLSDEEGLVVARGKLVYAVLNLYPYNPGHLMVVPYRRVSELEDLTDLESAELMAFTQKAIRVIKNVSRPHGFNVGLNLGTSAGGSLAEHLHVHVVPRWGGDANFITIIGGSKVIPQLLRDTRRLLATEWARQP, encoded by the coding sequence GTGAGTGACGAGGACCGCACGGATCGGGCCACCGAGGACCACACCATCTTCGATCGGGGTGTCGGCCAGCGCGACCAGCTGCAGCGGTTATGGACCCCCTACCGGATGAACTACCTGGCCGAAGCGCCAGTGAAGCGTGACCCCAATTCCTCGGCCAGCCCTGCGCAGCCGTTCACCGAGATCCCGCAGCTGTCCGACGAAGAGGGTCTGGTGGTCGCTCGTGGCAAGCTGGTCTACGCCGTGCTCAACCTGTACCCGTACAACCCCGGGCACTTGATGGTGGTGCCCTATCGTCGGGTATCCGAACTCGAGGATCTCACCGATTTGGAGAGCGCCGAGTTGATGGCGTTCACCCAGAAGGCGATTCGCGTGATCAAGAACGTGTCGCGTCCGCACGGCTTCAATGTCGGCCTGAACCTAGGGACATCGGCGGGCGGGTCGCTGGCCGAGCACCTGCACGTGCATGTGGTGCCACGGTGGGGTGGCGATGCGAATTTCATCACCATCATCGGGGGCTCCAAGGTGATTCCGCAGCTGCTGCGCGACACCCGTCGGCTGCTTGCCACCGAGTGGGCTCGGCAACCATGA
- the thrS gene encoding threonine--tRNA ligase (threonyl-tRNA synthetase ThrS (threonine-tRNA synthetase)(ThrRS)): MSAPAQPAPGVDGGDPSQARIRVPAGTTAATAVGEAGLPRRGTPDAIVVVRDADGNLRDLSWVPDVDTDITPVAANTDDGRSVIRHSTAHVLAQAVQELFPQAKLGIGPPITDGFYYDFDVPEPFTPEDLAALEKRMRQIVKEGQLFDRRVYESTEQARAELANEPYKLELVDDKSGDAEIMEVGGDELTAYDNLNPRTRERVWGDLCRGPHIPTTKHIPAFKLTRSSAAYWRGDQKNASLQRIYGTAWESQEALDRHLEFIEEAQRRDHRKLGVELDLFSFPDEIGSGLAVFHPKGGIVRRELEDYSRRKHTEAGYQFVNSPHITKAQLFHTSGHLDWYADGMFPPMHIDAEYNADGSLRKPGQDYYLKPMNCPMHCLIFRARGRSYRELPLRLFEFGTVYRYEKSGVVHGLTRVRGLTMDDAHIFCTRDQMRDELRSLLRFVLDLLADYGLTDFYLELSTKDPEKFVGAEEVWEEATTVLAEVGAESGLELVPDPGGAAFYGPKISVQVKDALGRTWQMSTIQLDFNFPERFGLEYTAADGTRHRPVMIHRALFGSIERFFGILTEHYAGAFPAWLAPVQVVGIPVADEHVAYLEEVATQLKSHGVRAEVDASDDRMAKKIVHHTNHKVPFMVLAGDRDVAAGAVSFRFGDRTQINGVARDDAVAAIVAWIADRENAVPTAELVKVAGRE, encoded by the coding sequence ATGAGCGCCCCCGCACAACCCGCCCCGGGAGTCGATGGCGGCGACCCGTCGCAAGCCCGAATTCGGGTTCCTGCCGGGACCACCGCGGCCACCGCCGTCGGCGAAGCGGGTTTACCGCGGCGCGGTACGCCCGATGCGATCGTCGTCGTGCGCGACGCCGACGGCAACCTGCGCGACCTGAGCTGGGTGCCCGACGTCGACACCGATATCACGCCGGTGGCCGCCAACACCGACGACGGTCGCAGCGTGATCCGCCATTCGACCGCGCACGTGTTGGCCCAAGCCGTCCAAGAGCTGTTTCCGCAGGCCAAGCTCGGCATCGGACCACCCATCACCGACGGCTTCTACTACGACTTCGACGTGCCCGAGCCGTTCACGCCCGAGGACTTGGCGGCGCTGGAAAAGCGGATGCGCCAGATCGTCAAGGAAGGCCAGCTGTTCGACCGGCGGGTCTACGAATCCACCGAACAGGCCCGCGCCGAGCTGGCCAACGAGCCCTACAAGCTGGAACTCGTCGACGACAAATCGGGTGACGCCGAGATCATGGAGGTCGGCGGTGACGAGCTCACCGCCTACGACAACCTCAACCCCCGCACCCGCGAGCGCGTCTGGGGCGACCTGTGCCGCGGACCGCACATCCCGACCACCAAACACATCCCGGCGTTCAAGCTCACCCGCAGCTCGGCCGCCTACTGGCGGGGCGATCAGAAAAACGCCAGCCTGCAACGGATCTACGGCACCGCGTGGGAATCCCAGGAGGCGCTCGACAGGCACCTGGAGTTCATCGAAGAGGCGCAGCGCCGCGACCACCGCAAGCTGGGTGTCGAGCTGGACCTGTTCAGCTTCCCCGACGAAATCGGTTCCGGCCTAGCGGTTTTCCACCCCAAGGGCGGCATCGTGCGTCGCGAACTGGAGGACTACTCGCGGCGCAAGCACACCGAGGCGGGCTACCAGTTCGTCAACAGCCCGCACATCACCAAGGCCCAGTTGTTCCACACCTCGGGACATCTGGACTGGTACGCCGACGGCATGTTCCCCCCGATGCACATCGACGCGGAGTACAACGCCGACGGCTCGCTGCGCAAACCCGGCCAGGACTACTACCTCAAGCCGATGAACTGCCCGATGCACTGCCTGATCTTCCGCGCGCGCGGGCGATCCTATCGGGAACTGCCGTTGCGGCTCTTCGAGTTCGGCACGGTGTATCGCTACGAGAAGTCCGGTGTGGTGCACGGGTTGACCCGGGTGCGTGGGCTGACCATGGACGACGCGCACATCTTCTGCACCCGCGACCAGATGCGCGACGAGCTGCGGTCGCTGCTGCGGTTTGTGCTCGACCTGCTCGCCGACTACGGCCTCACCGACTTCTACCTCGAACTGTCCACCAAGGACCCGGAGAAGTTCGTCGGCGCCGAGGAGGTCTGGGAGGAAGCCACCACCGTGCTGGCCGAGGTGGGCGCCGAATCCGGGCTGGAGCTGGTGCCCGATCCAGGCGGCGCGGCGTTCTACGGGCCCAAGATTTCAGTGCAGGTCAAAGACGCGCTGGGCCGCACCTGGCAGATGTCGACCATCCAGCTGGACTTCAACTTTCCGGAACGTTTCGGCCTGGAGTACACCGCCGCCGACGGAACCCGCCACCGCCCGGTGATGATCCACCGCGCGCTATTTGGGTCGATCGAGCGGTTCTTCGGCATTCTCACCGAGCACTACGCGGGGGCGTTCCCGGCCTGGTTGGCGCCCGTGCAGGTGGTCGGCATCCCGGTCGCCGATGAGCACGTCGCCTATCTGGAAGAGGTTGCCACGCAACTGAAGTCGCACGGGGTGCGGGCCGAGGTGGACGCCAGCGACGATCGGATGGCCAAGAAGATCGTGCACCACACCAACCACAAGGTGCCGTTCATGGTGTTGGCGGGTGATCGTGACGTCGCCGCCGGCGCGGTGAGTTTCCGGTTCGGTGACCGCACCCAAATCAACGGTGTGGCCCGTGACGATGCGGTGGCGGCCATTGTCGCCTGGATCGCTGACCGCGAAAATGCGGTTCCTACAGCGGAACTGGTGAAAGTGGCCGGTCGTGAGTGA
- the PE_PGRS45 gene encoding PE-PGRS family protein PE_PGRS45 (Member of the Mycobacterium tuberculosis PE family, PGRS subfamily of ala-, gly-rich proteins): MSFVNVAPQLVSTAAADAARIGSAINTANTAAAATTQVLAAAQDEVSTAIAALFGSHGQHYQAISAQVAAYQQRFVLALSQAGSTYAVAEAASATPLQNVLDAINAPVQSLTGRPLIGDGANGIDGTGQAGGNGGWLWGNGGNGGSGAPGQAGGAGGAAGLIGNGGAGGAGGQGLPFEAGANGGAGGAGGWLFGNGGAGGNGGIGGAGTNLAIGGHGGNGGNAGLIGAGGTGGAGGTGGGEPSAGASGGNGGNGGNGGLLIGNSGDGGAAGNGAGISQNGPASGFGGNGGHAGTTGLIGNGGNGGAGGAGGDVSADFGGVGFGGQGGNGGAGGLLYGNGGAGGNGGAAGSPGSVTAFGGNGGSGGSGGNGGNALIGNAGAGGSAGAGGNGASAGTAGGSGGDGGKGGNGGSVGLIGNGGNGGNGGAGSLFNGAPGFGGPGGSGGASLLGPPGLAGTNGADG, translated from the coding sequence ATGTCGTTTGTCAACGTGGCCCCACAGTTAGTGTCCACAGCCGCGGCCGATGCAGCGCGGATCGGCTCGGCGATCAACACCGCCAACACCGCGGCGGCGGCGACCACCCAGGTGTTGGCCGCCGCCCAAGACGAGGTGTCAACGGCGATCGCCGCGCTGTTCGGCAGCCACGGCCAGCACTATCAAGCGATCAGCGCGCAGGTCGCGGCCTATCAGCAACGGTTCGTGCTGGCCTTAAGCCAAGCTGGCAGCACCTACGCGGTCGCCGAAGCGGCCAGCGCAACACCGCTGCAGAACGTGCTCGATGCGATCAACGCACCCGTTCAGTCGCTGACCGGGCGCCCATTGATCGGCGACGGCGCGAACGGGATCGACGGGACCGGGCAAGCCGGCGGTAACGGCGGGTGGCTGTGGGGCAACGGCGGCAACGGCGGGTCGGGGGCACCCGGGCAGGCCGGCGGGGCCGGCGGTGCGGCCGGGTTGATCGGCAACGGTGGGGCCGGCGGAGCTGGCGGCCAGGGCCTACCCTTTGAGGCCGGCGCGAACGGCGGAGCCGGCGGCGCCGGTGGATGGCTGTTCGGCAACGGCGGGGCCGGCGGGAACGGCGGGATCGGTGGGGCCGGCACCAACCTCGCTATCGGCGGGCATGGTGGGAACGGCGGCAACGCCGGGCTGATCGGCGCCGGCGGGACCGGCGGGGCCGGGGGCACCGGCGGCGGCGAGCCCTCCGCGGGGGCTAGCGGCGGCAACGGCGGGAACGGCGGGAACGGCGGCCTACTGATCGGCAACAGCGGGGACGGCGGGGCCGCCGGAAACGGGGCAGGCATTTCTCAGAACGGTCCAGCGTCCGGATTCGGGGGTAACGGTGGTCACGCCGGAACCACCGGACTGATCGGCAACGGCGGCAATGGCGGAGCCGGCGGAGCCGGTGGTGATGTGTCCGCCGATTTCGGGGGCGTTGGGTTTGGCGGGCAAGGCGGTAACGGCGGCGCCGGCGGGCTACTCTACGGTAACGGCGGGGCCGGCGGAAACGGCGGTGCCGCCGGGTCGCCCGGGTCTGTTACGGCCTTCGGAGGGAATGGCGGTAGCGGCGGCAGCGGTGGAAACGGCGGCAATGCCCTCATCGGCAACGCGGGGGCCGGTGGGAGCGCCGGGGCCGGCGGGAACGGAGCGAGCGCCGGCACTGCTGGCGGGTCCGGCGGTGACGGCGGGAAAGGCGGGAACGGCGGCAGCGTCGGACTGATCGGCAACGGTGGAAACGGCGGAAACGGCGGCGCCGGGAGCCTCTTCAATGGCGCTCCAGGCTTCGGCGGGCCCGGCGGCAGCGGCGGTGCATCACTGTTGGGGCCACCCGGCCTGGCCGGCACCAACGGAGCCGACGGCTAA